The following is a genomic window from Pseudomonas sp. FP2335.
GGCCGAACGCCTGCGCGAAAACGAAGCCGTGGTGCGCGCCATCCGCAACAAGAACAGCGCCCTGGCCAGTGCCGAAATGCGTCGGCACATCCTTCAGGAAGGCCTGCGCATGGGCATTCGCTTGAACATCCCGGATGACCATCTGGGCAGCTGATTTTTTGGAGACCGGCCATGACCGCTTATGCGTTGCAACGCGACCCTATCTTCCCAGCCCTGCGCTTGATCGCCGGTAAAAAGCCCTCGGTGGACGACATCTACCCGCGCCTGTTCGACGCCATCCTCGAACAGCGCATCGCGCCGGCCAGCCGTTTCACCGAAGAGAGCCTGGGCGAGACCTTTGGCGTGAGCCGCAGCGTGATTCGTCGGGTCCTGGCGAAACTGTCCCATCAACAAGTGATCATCCTGCGCCCCAACCAGCGTGCCCAGGTGGCCGCACCGGATGCGCAGCAAACCCGGCAGATCCTCGAAGCCCGGCGCCTGACGGAAATCACCGTGGTGCAACTGGCCTGCGTGCATGCGACACCCACACAAGTGCGCCAGTTACGCGAACTGATCGCCCGCGAGCGCGAATGCATCGAGCGCGATCAACGTGGCCCGGCCATTCGTTTGTCCGGGGAGTTTCATCTGCAACTGGCGGCGATGGCGCGTAATGCCCCGCTGGCGCAGTTTCTCAACAGCCTGGTGCCGCTGACATCGTTGGTCATTGCCCAATATGAAGCGAAAGCCTGCACCTACTGTGCATGGCAAGAACATGTGGCGATTGTGGATGCGCTGGAGCAACGGGACGCCGCCGCCGCCGTGAGCCTGATGACCCAGCACCTGGATCACCTGGAATCCAAATTACTCAAACACCACTGATCCCCCTGACAAATGGAGATCAAAATGTGGGAGCTGGCTTGCCTGCGATAGCGGAGGGTCAGCCAACACATCTGCAACTGATACACCGCTATCGCAGGCAAGCCAGCTCCCACAGTGATCGCATTCCAATTCAAGTAAAAAAGCCCCCGTATCTTGCGATACGGGGGCTTTTGTTTTCAGCGTCAGATCAAGCCGGTTACAACACCGACTGACCACTCAACGCCAGGTCCAGCAACTCGCGGTTGGCCACTGCATACATGGCGTAGTCCGTGCCAACGGCAGCACGAATCTCCACCATCATCGCCACCCAACGCTCTGCCATGTCCTTGTGCTGCTCAAGCCACAGGGCCACGCGGGCTTCCATGTCTTGTGGCGCGTCGGCCATTTGCAGTACCGAAATGGTGATCGCCCGTTGCTGCCAGTCCACATCGTCGCGGAACGCTTCGCGGGCCTGGGCCTGCCAGTTGTTGGCCACCGGCAAGTCGCTGATCTGCTGCAGGTACCACGGCAAGTCCAGGGCGCTGCCAACGGCGAAGTAGGCCTTGGCCACTTCGGCGGCGTCATGCCCGGTCACGTCGGCGGCTTCGATGATCGGCAGCAAGGTGTACAGGTGGGTAGTGCCTGCAACCATGCGCGCCAACAACTCAGGCACGCCAGCTTCGGTGTAAGCCTGGTAGCGGGTCTGCCAGCCTTCGCGGGTCGGGCCTTCCAGCAGTTCGTCGAGCTTGAGGCCCAGCGCCGCCAGGTGCGGACCGAAGTGCGCGGTGTCACGACCAGCGTCCTGTTCGTTGCGACGGCTGCGCAGGAACCAGCGCGTGGCGCGGCGCCCCAGACGCATCAGCTCGTCCATCAGCTCCAGTTGCACGTCAGCGGAAACCTGATGATCCAGGGCTTCAATCTGGCGGAACCAGTGCGGGAGGTGGAAGATGTCGCGCACGATCACATAAGCGCCGGCCACGTTCGCCGGGCTCATGCCGGTCGACTCTTTGAGTCGTTGAACGAAGGTGATGCCCATGTGGTTGACCAGGTCGTTGGCGATCTGGGTGCTGACGATCTCGCGCTTGAGGCGGTGACGACGCATGGCCTCGCCGAACTTGGCCACCAGGCTCGGCGGGAACGCAGTCTCCATGTCACGGGTCAGGTACTCGTCATCCGGCACCTGGGACTTGAGCAACGCTTCCTTGAGGTCGATCTTGCTGTACGAGATCAGTACCGACAGCTCCGGGCGGGTCAAGCCCTTGCCGTTGGCCGCGCGCTCGACGAGCTGCTCCTCGGTCGGCAGGTACTCGATGGCGCGGTCCAGCTTGCCACGGCCTTCCAGGTCGCTCATCAGGCGCTTGTACTCGGCAGCACGCTCGTAGGCACGGCGCGCGGCCAGGGACAGGGCCTGGGTCTGCTTGTAGTTGTTGCCCAACACCAGGTTGCCGACTTCGTCGGTCATGCTCGCCAGCAACTGGTTGCGTTGCTTGTCAGTCATGTCACCGGCCTGCACCACTTCGTTGAGCAGGATCTTGATGTTCACTTCGTGGTCGGAGCAGTCCACACCACCGGCGTTGTCGATGAAATCGGTGTTGGAACCGCCGCCATTGAGGCCGAATTCCACACGACCCAGCTGGGTCATGCCGAGGTTGCCGCCCTCGCCCACCACCTTGCAGCGCAGCTCGTTGCCGTTGACGCGCAATGCGTCGTTGGCCTTGTCGCCCACATCGGCATGGCTTTCGCTGCTGGCCTTGACGTAGGTGCCGATACCGCCGTTCCACAACAGGTCCACCGGCGCCTTGAGCAAGGCATTCAGCAGTTCGGTCGGAGTCAGCTTGTCGGCCGAGATGTCGAAGCGTTCTTTCATCTGTGGCGAGATGGCAATGCTCTTCGCGCTGCGCGAGAAGATACCGCCGCCTTCGGACATGATGCTGGTGTCGTAGTCGGTCCAGGCCGAACGCGGCAGCTCGAACATGCGCTGGCGCTCGACAAAGCTGGTGGCCGGGTTCGGGTTTGGATCGATGAAAATGTGCAGGTGGTTGAACGCTGCGACCAGTTGCAGCTTGTCGGACATCAACAGGCCGTTACCGAATACGTCACCGGCCATGTCGCCGATGCCCACCACGGTGATGCTGTCTTCCTGCACGTTGATGCCGCGCTCACGGAAGTGACGCTGCACACCGACCCACGCGCCCTTGGCGGTGATGCCCATTTTCTTGTGGTCGTAACCGGCGGAACCACCGGAGGCGAACGCATCGCCCAGCCAGAAGCCGTAGTCGATGGCGATGCCGTTGGCGATGTCGGAGAAGGTCGCGGTGCCCTTGTCCGCGGCAACCACCAGGTACGGGTCATCGTCGTCATGACGCACGACGTTGGCCGGTGGCACCAGGGCGCCATCCTTGAGGTTGTCGGTGATGTCCAACAGACCGGAAATGAAGATGCGGTAGCAGGCGATGCCCTCGGCCGCGATCTCGTCGCGGCTGCCGCCCAGTGGCAGGCGACGCGGCAGGAAGCCGCCCTTCGCACCCACCGGCACGATGACCGAGTTCTTCACTTGCTGGGCTTTTACCAGGCCAAGCACTTCGGTACGGAAGTCTTCTTCACGGTCGGACCAGCGCAGGCCGCCGCGGGCAACGTTGCCGAAGCGCAGGTGCACGCCTTCGACACGCGGCGAGTAGACGAAGATTTCAAACTTCGGCACCGGCTTTGGCAGCTCGGGAATCGCGCGCGGGTCGAACTTGAAGCTGAAGTACGACTTGTTCTGGCCGTTGGCGTCGGTCTGGTAGAAGTTGGTACGCAGCGTGGCTTTGATCAGGTCCAGGTAGCGACGCAGGATGCGGTCTTCGTTGAGCACCTGAACGTCGTCCAGCGCGCTGAGAATCGCTTGCTCCAGGCGTTGCTGCTTGTCTTCCAGGTCGTCGGCGGTGAGTTTGCGCGCCAGGTAGAAGCGGGTCTTGAACAACCGGGTCAACTCGCGGGCGATGTCGGTGTGGTTGTTCAGGGTGCTGGCGATGTAACCGAGGTCGAAGCCCAGGCGGATCTGCTTGAGGTAACGGGCGTAGGCACGCAGCAGCGCGACGTCGCGCCATGGCAGGCCGGCGGTGAGTACCAGGCGGTTGAACGCATCGTTCTCCGCGTCGCCATGCACGATGTGCACGAACGCGTCCTGCAGGGTGTCGTTGAGTTGCTGGATGTCCAGGTTCACGCCTTCGGCGGCGATGAACGCGAAGTCATGGATCCAGAACTCACGGCCATTGGCATGACGCAGGCGATACGGGAACTCGCCCAGCACGCGCAGGCCGAGGTTTTCCAGGATCGGCAGTACGTCGGACAGCGCCAGCGGGGTGTCGGCGTGATAGAGCTTGCAATGCAGCTCGCGCTGGCCGGAGACCTGGCCCAGCGGCTGATAGAAGCTCATCACCAACGGATTGGCTTCGGTCAGGCTGTTGAGATGCTGCATGTCGACCACGGCCGAATGCGCAGCGAAACGCTCGCGGTAACCAGCCGGGAAGCCTTTCGGGAAGTCGGCCAGCACGTTGGTGCCCTGGGCTTCGCCGAAGCTTTCGATCACCAGGCTCGAGTAGTCGTCCTGCCAGCTGCGGCAAGCCTGCACCACTTCTTTTTCCAGTTGCAGCGGGTCGATGTCGAGGCGGTTCTTCGGATCGACACGCAGAATCAGTTGCACACGGGCCAGCACGGATTCGGAGAAGAAGGTCCAGAACTCGCAATCCGATGCTTTCAGGCGATCCATCAGCACTTGTTGGATCTTCTGGCGCACTTCGGTGGAATAGATGTCGCGCGGCACGTAGGCCAGGCAGTAGCAGAAACGACCGTACGGGTCTTTGCGCAGGAACACGCGGATCTTGTTGCGTTCCTGGATCTGCACGATGGACATCACGGTGCTGAACAGCTCGTCGACCGGAGTCTGAAACAGGTCGTCACGGGGCAGCACTTCTACGACTTGCGCCAGCTCCTTGCCCAGGTGCGCCTTGGCCTGGAAGCCCGAGCGGCGCTCGATTTCGGCGACCTTGCGGCGGATGTACGGGATGACGCGCACGCTTTCGCCGTACACCGAAGAGGTGTAGAGGCCCATGAAGCGGTGTTCCTTGATGACCTTGCCGTCGGCGCTGATCTCACGGATCGACACATAGTCCGGGTAGGCCGGACGGTGCACACGGCTTGGGTGGGCCGCCTTGGCGAACGACAGTACCGTCGGTTCGCGCAGGTAGTTCACCGCGTAGTCTTCGATGCGCAGGTCGTCGGCGGTGAGGCCGGCACGCAGCAACTTGGTCAGACCGAGGAAGGAATCGGCGTCATATTCGATATGACCGCCGTCCGCCTCGTCACGTACCACGAACTCTTCATAGCCGAGGAAGGTGAAGTGGTTGCCCACCAGCCATTCCAGGAAGTTCTTGATCTCGGCCTTTTCTTCGCCGTCGATGGCGAACTGGCTCGCGTCGATACCGGCCAGCAGGTCCTGTACCTTGGCTTTCATCGGCTCGAAATCGGCCACGGCCACGCGCACTTCGCCCAGCACCTGCTCAAGCTCTTTGCTCAGCACGCTCAGTTCGGCGGTATTGGCGCAACGGTCGATTTCCAGGTACATCAGCGATTCTTGCTGGATGCCTTCGCCCTGGGTGCCTTTTGGCAGGATTTCCAGCAACTCGCCCTTGGCGCCACGGCGCACGCTGAGCACGGTGGTTTGCAGGGTGTGGATGCTGTAGCCGCGGCGGTTCAGCTCGGTACGGACCGAGTCCACCAGAAACGGCAGGTCATGGTGCAGCACTTCGACCGCAGTGTGGGTCGATTGCCAGCCATGACGTTCGTAATCGGGGTTGTACACACGCACTTGCGGTTGGGTGTGGTCAAAGCGCTCAAGCAGGCGCCACGCAGAGAGGGTGCAGCCGGCCAGGTCGGAAAGGCGACGTTGGGTCAGTTCATCCAGGGAAATGATGCCGAAGAATTGTTCAGCGAACAGCGCCACTTGTGGCAGTGCCTGTTCACTGATGTGCTGCGCCAGTGCCGCTTGCAGTTGATGCTGGAAGTCGGCCTTGCTGGCTGCGGTGAAGAACGCCATCTGTGGTACTCCGCTTGGGCTTGTTATTGATGAAAGCGTCGCGTGTTGTCCCCTTGCGGGGAGACCGTCAGCGCCGTTCGCAGGTTAACCATAGCGAATTCGGCGTGACAGGTGGGTGAAGCTGGACAAGACCACCGGGTCACATACAACTTTCACAAGATACACACCTTGCCGGGTGACGGTACGACGGGCAGGTCAGGCGCCTGGCAGGTGCACATCCGTTGCGCAGCTTAACGAGTGTAGGAAGACAGCTGCTTGCGATGCTGCGACATATTCGGTCATCGGTAAGCAGGCTGCGGGTTGCAACTTGGGCAACCCGGAATTCGCGGCGAAAAAATCGACTATTATCACGCCTGTGAGTGCCAGAAATGACCGATTCGGCCCGCAAGGTCATGCACTGGGCCAGACATAGAATGCAGCACAAAATTCGCCGCAATGGCACAATCGCCGGCATTGCGCCCTAGCCCTGACAGGATTCCCCATGCTGCAACTTAAAACCGACGCCCTGATGGTCACCCCGTGCGACGACGAAGAAGACAACATGGCCATGCTCTGCTGCCACGGCAAGAACGGCGAGATGTTCATGCTCACCCGCTACCCGGATGAAGACGAAGTGGAACTGACCTGGGACTACGAGCCATCGACGCTCGACGGGCTTAAAGTCACCCTGGGCGACACCACGCTGCTGGTAGAACTGGCAGCAGGCGATGCCGACGCGCTGGGCGGCAAGGATCAATTGCAGATCACCCACGCCACCGCCGCAGCGGACCTGGCCGAAGTCGAAGAAACCCTGCAAAACATCCTCAAAGGCACCGGCACCTTCATCCGAATCTAAGTCCACCCAGAGTCACATGAGGTTGAAGCTTGTGTGGGAGCGGGCTTGCTCGCGAATGCGGTCTGTCAATTGCAGATGTGTTGTCTGGTCCACCGCATTCGCGAGCAAGCCCGCTCCCACATTCACAGTGTTTCAACACAAAAATCCTACAAGATTTGCCAAAAATACCCGTCACGCCGTTAGTCGCCACACCCCTCGATGCATTAAAGTAGACGCCCCAGCCCGGCGCTCGTGTCATGACGCCCAGGGCGCACCTCTCCAGGAACCGTCATCGATGGAACATCGTGAAGCGCTGCTCGCGCTGCGAACCTTTCTTTCTACGCAGATTCTCGGCCAGGAAAAACTCATCGATCGTCTGTTGATCGCCCTGCTCGCCGACGGCCACATGCTGGTCGAAGGCGCGCCGGGGCTGGCCAAGACCAAGGCCATCAAAGAGTTGGCCGAAGGCATCGAGGCGCAGTTCCATCGCATCCAGTTCACCCCCGACCTGTTGCCCGCCGACATCACCGGCACCGAGATCTATCGCCCGGAAACCGGCAGCTTCGTGTTCCAGCAAGGCCCGATCTTCCACAACCTGGTGCTGGCGGACGAAATCAACCGGGCCCCGGCCAAGGTGCAATCGGCCTTGCTTGAGGCCATGGCCGAGCGCCAGGTCAGCGTCGGGCGCAGCACCTACGAACTGTCGCCACTGTTCCTGGTGATGGCCACGCAAAACCCCATCGAGCAGGAAGGCACCTACCCATTGCCCGAAGCCCAGCTCGACCGCTTCCTGATGCATGTGAAAATCGGTTTCCCGGACGCCACCGTGGAACGGCGCATCCTGCAACAGGCCCGTGGCGAAGCGCTCAATGGCGAAACCAAACCCGAGCGTCGTGTCAGCCAGCAAGCCATCTTCGCCGCCCGCAAGGAAATCCTCGGCCTGTACATGGCCGATGCGGTGGAGGAATACCTGGTGCAACTGGTCATGGCCACGCGCACCCCGGCCAAGTTCGACCCGGAGATGGCCGAGTGGATCGCCTACGGCGCCAGCCCGCGGGGCTCCATTGCCCTCGACCGCTGCGCCCGCGCCCATGCGTGGCTGGCCGGTCGCGACTTTGTCAGCCCGGAGGATATTCAGGCGGTGCTGTTCGACGTGCTGCGCCATCGCATCATTCTGTCGTTCGAAGCCGAAGCCGCCGGCATTGACCAGGACCGCGTGGTGCAACGCATTCTCGACGTCGTTGCCGTCGCTTGAGCCCCATGAACGCAGGCGATGGCATCCGCGTCACCCTCAGCGAATTGATCGAGATGCGCCATCGCGTGCGCGAAGTGCAGCTGTTTTCCACGCCGAGCCAGCGCAGCCCGCTGATCGGCCTGCATCACTCCAAGTTGCGCGGGCGCGGTGTCGACTTCGACCAGGTGCGCGTGTACCAGGCCGGCGATGACGTACGCACCATCGACTGGCGCGTGACTGCACGCACCCAGGAGCCGCACACCAAGCTGTTCCATGAAGAACGCGAACGGCCGATCTTCATCATGGTCGAGCAAAGCTGCCGGCTGTTTTTCGGTTCGGGGCAGATGTTCAAGTCGGTGCTCGCGGCCCAGGCGGCGAGCCTGATCGGCTGGGCGGCGCTGGGCCACAACGACCGTGTCGGCGGGTTGGTATTCGGTGACAACGAGCACTACGAAATCAAACCGCGGCGCAGCAAGCAAAGCCTGCTGCAACTGCTCAACCGCCTGGTGCGGGTCAACCAGAGCCTGAACACCGAAAGCCACCCGGAAGCCGACGCCCTCGGCATGGCCCTGCGTCGTGGCCGCGAAGTACTGCGCCCGGGCAGCCTGGTGATCGTGATCTGCGATGAGCGCGCCCTGACCGAAGGCGCCGAGCAACAGCTGAGCCTTTTGGCGCGCCATTGCGACCTGCTGCTACTGCCGATTTCCGACCCGCTCGACCACGCCCTGCCCGCCGCCGGGCTGCTGCGTTTCGCCCAACGCGGCGCGCTGCTGGAACTCGACACGCTCAACTACGACCTGCGCCAGGCCTACAAGGCCCAGGCCGAAGCGCGCATTGCACGCTGGGAACTGCTCGCGCAAAAACTGCGGGTGCTGCTGATGCCGTTGAGCACCCAGAGCGAAATGGTCGAGCAACTGCGCGAATACCTCAACCCGCAACGCCCGGTTAAAAAACAATGAGCAGCCTTGACCAACTGCAACCGCTGATCGCCCCTCCGGCCATCGGTTTCTGGCCGCCGGCACCGGGCTGGTGGCTGTTGCTGCTGCTCATCCCGTTGCTCGGCTGGGGCCTGTGGTCACTGCGCCGCTTCCTGCCGACACGACGCCCGGTGGCCCGCGCCGAACAACCACTGGACCCACTGCGCATCGCCGCCCTGGCGGAACTCGCGCTGATGCCCAAGCCCTACGACGGCGCCCCTGCCGGCGCCTGGCTGCAACAACTCAACGGTCTGCTCAAGCGCCTGTGCCGCAACGACTACCCCTACAGCCAGAGCCACACCCTCAACGGCCGCAAATGGCTGGCATTCCTCGACAACCGCTGCCCCGCCGCCGGCCTGACGCGCTGGATGGTGCTGGTCGAAGGCGCCTACAAGCCCGAATGCAAACTCGACGACAAGGCCATCGCCGGCCTGACCCAAGCCGTCGACACCTGGATTCGCAAACATGTTTGAGTTCGCCTGGCCGTGGATCTTCGCCCTGTTGCCATTACCCTGGCTGATGCGCCTGGTGCTGCCGGTCGCCGACAGCGGTGAGCCGGCCTTGAAGGTCAGCTACCTCAACGACCTCGAAAGCCTCGCCCGCCGCCGCGCCCGCTCAAACCTGCCGGGCTGGCGCCAGCAAGCACCATTCGTTTTCCTGTGGCTGTTGCTGCTCAGTGCCGCCGCGCGCCCGGAATGGCTCGGCGAACCGCTGCCGATTGCCGCCAGTGGCCGCGACTTGCTGGTGGCGGTAGACGTGTCCGGCTCCATGGATTTCCCCGACATGCACTGGCAGGACGACGACATCAGTCGCCTGAGCCTGGTCAAGCACCTGCTCGGCGATTTCCTCGAGGCGCGCGAAGGCGACCGTGTCGGCCTGATCCTGTTCGGCAGCCAGGCCTACCTGCAAGCGCCGCTGACCTTCGACCGCCGCACCGTACGCACCTGGCTGGATGAAGCACGCATCGGCATCGCCGGCAAGAACACCGCGATTGGCGACGCCATCGGCCTGGCCCTCAAGCGCCTGCGCCAACGCCCGGCGCAAAGCCGCGTGCTGATCCTGGTCACCGACGGCGCCAACAACGCCGGGCAGATCGACCCACTGACCGCCGCGCGCCTGGCCGCCGAAGAAGGGGTGAAAATCTACCCGATCGGCATCGGTGCCGACCCTGAGCAGACCGGTTCCCTGGGTATCCTTGGCGTCAACCCGAGCCTGGACCTTGACGAGCCCGCGCTCAAAGCGATTGCCGAGGCCACGGGTGGCCAGTATTTCCGCGCGCGCGATGGCGAAGAGCTGCAAGCCATCAAGCAGACCCTCGACAAACTCGAACCCGTCGAACAGCAACCGACCCAGGCCCGCCCGGCTCTGGCGCTGTACAGCGCGCCCCTCGGCCTGGCCCTGGTGCTGAGCATGCTGCTGGTGATCCAGGAACGCTGGCCGAACAACGCGCTGCAACGGCTGTTCGACAAACTGTCGAGCAAGGGCCGCTTCCTGCAACAACACCCTGAATGGCGCCAACGCCTCAAACGCCTGCGTTTACGGAGGCGTCGATGATCGACCTGTGGCCGCACTGGTTCCGCCCCTGGTGGCTGTTGCTGCTGCCGTTGCTCGGCTGGCTGCTGTGGCAACTGTGGCACCGGCAAAAACGCGCGGGGCGCTGGCAGATGATCTTGCCGCCGGCCTTCCATGCCGTGTTGCTCAGCGGCGGCAACGGCCGCGAAAGCAAAGCGCCGTGGGTGGTGCTCGGCATCGCCTGGCTGCTGGCCGTGCTGGCGTTGCTGGGCCCGAGTTGGCAGCGGGTTGAACAGTCCAGCCAGAAGCCATCCGACCCGTTGGTGGTATTGCTGGAACTCACTCCGGAAATGCTCGCCACCGACAGCCCGCCCAACCGCCTGGAGCAGGCACGGCGCAAGCTCTACGATTTGTTGCAGGCACGCACCGACGCACAGACCGCCATCGTCGTCTACGCCGGCAGCGCCCACACCCTGGTGCCGCTGTCGGACGACCTCGCCACCAGCCGCAACCTGCTGGAAGCGCTGCGCCCCTCGATCATGCCCGAGCCCGGCCACCGCGCCGACCTGGCGGTCGAGAAAGCCCTGTTCCTGCTCAAACAAGGCGGGCTGGGCCAGGGACGCCTGCTGTTGATCGGCTCGTCGCTGTCCAAACAGGAACGCCAGGGCATTCGCCTGCTGCTGCAAGGTGCCCAGACCCCGAGCCTGTCGATCCTCGGCATCGGCAGCCGTGAAGGCACGCCCGTGACCCAGGAAAGCGGCGAGTTTCTCAAGGACGAACAAGGCGCGATTCTGGTACCACGTCTCGACAGCCCCACACTCAAGGCCTTTGCCAGTGAGATGGGCGGCCGCTACCGTGCCGCGCGCCTGGATGACAAGGACCTGCGCCAACTCGGCGTGCTCGACCCGCCCCAGGCCCTGCGCGACGACGGCCAGCGCCTGCACCTCGACACCTGGGCCGACCAGGGTTACTGGCTGCTCCTGCCGCTGTTGCTGCTGGCGGCCTGCGCCGGGCGCCGCGGCTGGCTGTTCTGCCTGCCGTTGCTGCTGTTGACCGCGCCCCAGCCCAGCTATGCCTTTGAATTACAGGACCTGTGGCTGCGCCCCGACCAGCAAGGCCAATACCTGCTGAAGAAAAAGCGTCCGGCCGAAGCCGCCGAGCACTTCCAGGACTCGCAATGGCAGGGTGTGGCGCTGTATGAAGCGGGCAACTACGCCGAGGCCATCAAGCGTTTCGCCGAAGGCAATGACGCCTACTCCCACTACAATCGTGGTAATGCCCTGGCCAAGTCCGGCGCACTGGAAGCCGCCATCGATGCCTATGAACAGGCGCTGGAAGCCCAGCCCGACCTGCAACCGGCGTTGAAAAACAAAGCCCTGGTGGAAGCCTTGATGCAGGAACAGGCCGAGCCCGAGCCGGAGAAACCGGCAGAAAACCAGGATGACGAAACCCGCCAACCCGGCCAAACTGCGCAGCCGGGTGCCAGCGGGCAAAATGCCACAGGTGACGAGCAGACGTCCCAGGGCCAGGGCGAGGCCGGCACCGGCGAGACCCAGGCCGGGGCCACCCCCCCCACCGGCGGCAACGAAGTGCCGGGCAGCGAACTGGGGGATGAACAAACCACCACCCCGCCGCTGCGCCCCAACGACGCCAGCCTTGACGGAGAACACCGCCAGGCCCTGGAACAATGGCTGCGGGAGATCCCGGACAACCCCGGTGAACTGCTGCGCCGCAAATTCTGGTACGAACAGCAACAACATCAGGACAAGACTCGATGAGCCGCCGCACCACCCTACTGCTTCTGCTCACGTTATCGGCAGGCCACGCC
Proteins encoded in this region:
- a CDS encoding GntR family transcriptional regulator — protein: MTAYALQRDPIFPALRLIAGKKPSVDDIYPRLFDAILEQRIAPASRFTEESLGETFGVSRSVIRRVLAKLSHQQVIILRPNQRAQVAAPDAQQTRQILEARRLTEITVVQLACVHATPTQVRQLRELIARERECIERDQRGPAIRLSGEFHLQLAAMARNAPLAQFLNSLVPLTSLVIAQYEAKACTYCAWQEHVAIVDALEQRDAAAAVSLMTQHLDHLESKLLKHH
- a CDS encoding NAD-glutamate dehydrogenase gives rise to the protein MAFFTAASKADFQHQLQAALAQHISEQALPQVALFAEQFFGIISLDELTQRRLSDLAGCTLSAWRLLERFDHTQPQVRVYNPDYERHGWQSTHTAVEVLHHDLPFLVDSVRTELNRRGYSIHTLQTTVLSVRRGAKGELLEILPKGTQGEGIQQESLMYLEIDRCANTAELSVLSKELEQVLGEVRVAVADFEPMKAKVQDLLAGIDASQFAIDGEEKAEIKNFLEWLVGNHFTFLGYEEFVVRDEADGGHIEYDADSFLGLTKLLRAGLTADDLRIEDYAVNYLREPTVLSFAKAAHPSRVHRPAYPDYVSIREISADGKVIKEHRFMGLYTSSVYGESVRVIPYIRRKVAEIERRSGFQAKAHLGKELAQVVEVLPRDDLFQTPVDELFSTVMSIVQIQERNKIRVFLRKDPYGRFCYCLAYVPRDIYSTEVRQKIQQVLMDRLKASDCEFWTFFSESVLARVQLILRVDPKNRLDIDPLQLEKEVVQACRSWQDDYSSLVIESFGEAQGTNVLADFPKGFPAGYRERFAAHSAVVDMQHLNSLTEANPLVMSFYQPLGQVSGQRELHCKLYHADTPLALSDVLPILENLGLRVLGEFPYRLRHANGREFWIHDFAFIAAEGVNLDIQQLNDTLQDAFVHIVHGDAENDAFNRLVLTAGLPWRDVALLRAYARYLKQIRLGFDLGYIASTLNNHTDIARELTRLFKTRFYLARKLTADDLEDKQQRLEQAILSALDDVQVLNEDRILRRYLDLIKATLRTNFYQTDANGQNKSYFSFKFDPRAIPELPKPVPKFEIFVYSPRVEGVHLRFGNVARGGLRWSDREEDFRTEVLGLVKAQQVKNSVIVPVGAKGGFLPRRLPLGGSRDEIAAEGIACYRIFISGLLDITDNLKDGALVPPANVVRHDDDDPYLVVAADKGTATFSDIANGIAIDYGFWLGDAFASGGSAGYDHKKMGITAKGAWVGVQRHFRERGINVQEDSITVVGIGDMAGDVFGNGLLMSDKLQLVAAFNHLHIFIDPNPNPATSFVERQRMFELPRSAWTDYDTSIMSEGGGIFSRSAKSIAISPQMKERFDISADKLTPTELLNALLKAPVDLLWNGGIGTYVKASSESHADVGDKANDALRVNGNELRCKVVGEGGNLGMTQLGRVEFGLNGGGSNTDFIDNAGGVDCSDHEVNIKILLNEVVQAGDMTDKQRNQLLASMTDEVGNLVLGNNYKQTQALSLAARRAYERAAEYKRLMSDLEGRGKLDRAIEYLPTEEQLVERAANGKGLTRPELSVLISYSKIDLKEALLKSQVPDDEYLTRDMETAFPPSLVAKFGEAMRRHRLKREIVSTQIANDLVNHMGITFVQRLKESTGMSPANVAGAYVIVRDIFHLPHWFRQIEALDHQVSADVQLELMDELMRLGRRATRWFLRSRRNEQDAGRDTAHFGPHLAALGLKLDELLEGPTREGWQTRYQAYTEAGVPELLARMVAGTTHLYTLLPIIEAADVTGHDAAEVAKAYFAVGSALDLPWYLQQISDLPVANNWQAQAREAFRDDVDWQQRAITISVLQMADAPQDMEARVALWLEQHKDMAERWVAMMVEIRAAVGTDYAMYAVANRELLDLALSGQSVL
- a CDS encoding MoxR family ATPase; the protein is MEHREALLALRTFLSTQILGQEKLIDRLLIALLADGHMLVEGAPGLAKTKAIKELAEGIEAQFHRIQFTPDLLPADITGTEIYRPETGSFVFQQGPIFHNLVLADEINRAPAKVQSALLEAMAERQVSVGRSTYELSPLFLVMATQNPIEQEGTYPLPEAQLDRFLMHVKIGFPDATVERRILQQARGEALNGETKPERRVSQQAIFAARKEILGLYMADAVEEYLVQLVMATRTPAKFDPEMAEWIAYGASPRGSIALDRCARAHAWLAGRDFVSPEDIQAVLFDVLRHRIILSFEAEAAGIDQDRVVQRILDVVAVA
- a CDS encoding DUF58 domain-containing protein, which codes for MNAGDGIRVTLSELIEMRHRVREVQLFSTPSQRSPLIGLHHSKLRGRGVDFDQVRVYQAGDDVRTIDWRVTARTQEPHTKLFHEERERPIFIMVEQSCRLFFGSGQMFKSVLAAQAASLIGWAALGHNDRVGGLVFGDNEHYEIKPRRSKQSLLQLLNRLVRVNQSLNTESHPEADALGMALRRGREVLRPGSLVIVICDERALTEGAEQQLSLLARHCDLLLLPISDPLDHALPAAGLLRFAQRGALLELDTLNYDLRQAYKAQAEARIARWELLAQKLRVLLMPLSTQSEMVEQLREYLNPQRPVKKQ
- a CDS encoding DUF4381 domain-containing protein, yielding MSSLDQLQPLIAPPAIGFWPPAPGWWLLLLLIPLLGWGLWSLRRFLPTRRPVARAEQPLDPLRIAALAELALMPKPYDGAPAGAWLQQLNGLLKRLCRNDYPYSQSHTLNGRKWLAFLDNRCPAAGLTRWMVLVEGAYKPECKLDDKAIAGLTQAVDTWIRKHV
- a CDS encoding VWA domain-containing protein, with product MFEFAWPWIFALLPLPWLMRLVLPVADSGEPALKVSYLNDLESLARRRARSNLPGWRQQAPFVFLWLLLLSAAARPEWLGEPLPIAASGRDLLVAVDVSGSMDFPDMHWQDDDISRLSLVKHLLGDFLEAREGDRVGLILFGSQAYLQAPLTFDRRTVRTWLDEARIGIAGKNTAIGDAIGLALKRLRQRPAQSRVLILVTDGANNAGQIDPLTAARLAAEEGVKIYPIGIGADPEQTGSLGILGVNPSLDLDEPALKAIAEATGGQYFRARDGEELQAIKQTLDKLEPVEQQPTQARPALALYSAPLGLALVLSMLLVIQERWPNNALQRLFDKLSSKGRFLQQHPEWRQRLKRLRLRRRR